In a genomic window of Thermincola ferriacetica:
- the nuoF gene encoding NADH-quinone oxidoreductase subunit NuoF, with product MISLAEKRKEYQNRLVEKAKKTVIVVGMGTCGIAAGGDKVWQALENAVKNKNLDIELVYSGCIGLCYVEPIMEVHRPDMPRVIYGNVNGETALKILEEHALNGKVVSDLAVAQDPKEGKTVLPEIPILNEMPFYKKQVKTAIANCGIINPDSIEEYIAYGGYEALEKVLSSMSQTQVIEEVKKSGLRGRGGGGFPTGLKWEFAYKSPGDKKYVICNADEGDPGAFMDRSVLEGDPHAVLEGMAICGYAIGADEGYIYVRAEYPLAIKRLENAIAQAEKAGLLGENILGSGFNFKLRIKAGAGAFVCGEETALINSIEGKRGMPRVRPPFPAQSGLWNKPTNNNNVETYANIPGIIRKGADWFAGMGTEKSKGSKVFALTGKVNRTGLAEVPIGITIREIIFDIAGGIQNNKKFKAVQIGGPSGGCIPEEYLDTPVDYDSLTALGAMMGSGGLVVMDETTCMVDVARFFLNFTQKESCGKCTPCREGTKRMLEILNRICDGKGKPEDIDTLERLSNVIKSTALCGLGQSAPNPVLATLRYFRNEYEDHIHNKKCTAGVCTALLEYKIDPDKCKGCGACKKVCPVGAISGEKKEAHEIDAGKCIKCGSCIEKCKFDAIIKG from the coding sequence ATGATTTCCTTAGCAGAAAAGAGAAAAGAATATCAAAACAGATTGGTTGAAAAGGCCAAGAAAACTGTTATCGTGGTAGGTATGGGTACATGTGGTATAGCTGCCGGAGGAGATAAAGTATGGCAGGCTTTGGAAAACGCAGTTAAAAACAAAAACCTTGACATAGAACTGGTTTACAGTGGTTGTATCGGTTTATGCTATGTAGAACCGATTATGGAAGTGCATAGACCGGATATGCCAAGGGTTATTTATGGTAATGTTAATGGGGAAACAGCATTAAAAATCCTGGAAGAGCATGCTTTAAACGGAAAAGTTGTCAGTGACTTGGCGGTGGCCCAGGATCCCAAGGAAGGGAAAACCGTCCTACCTGAGATTCCTATATTAAACGAAATGCCTTTCTATAAAAAACAGGTAAAAACGGCCATAGCCAACTGTGGCATTATCAATCCCGACAGTATAGAGGAGTATATTGCTTATGGCGGATACGAAGCGCTGGAAAAAGTTCTTTCCAGCATGAGCCAGACCCAGGTAATTGAAGAGGTTAAAAAATCAGGGCTGAGGGGTCGCGGCGGCGGCGGTTTCCCCACCGGTTTAAAGTGGGAGTTTGCTTACAAATCACCGGGAGATAAAAAATACGTTATTTGTAACGCTGATGAGGGAGACCCGGGTGCTTTTATGGACCGCAGTGTTCTTGAAGGAGACCCGCATGCTGTGCTTGAAGGAATGGCTATTTGCGGTTATGCCATTGGTGCTGATGAAGGCTATATTTACGTACGGGCTGAGTACCCACTGGCTATTAAGCGGCTGGAAAATGCCATTGCCCAGGCTGAGAAAGCAGGGCTGTTAGGTGAAAACATCCTGGGGTCCGGCTTTAATTTCAAGCTGAGGATTAAGGCTGGCGCCGGCGCCTTCGTATGCGGTGAAGAAACAGCTTTAATCAATTCTATTGAAGGCAAGCGCGGCATGCCCAGGGTACGGCCTCCGTTCCCTGCCCAGTCCGGTTTGTGGAATAAGCCAACTAATAACAACAACGTAGAAACCTATGCCAACATTCCCGGTATTATCCGCAAAGGCGCTGATTGGTTTGCCGGCATGGGTACGGAAAAGAGCAAAGGCTCTAAGGTCTTTGCCCTGACCGGTAAAGTAAACAGAACCGGTCTGGCCGAAGTGCCGATTGGAATTACCATCAGGGAAATCATTTTCGATATCGCCGGTGGCATTCAAAACAACAAGAAGTTTAAAGCTGTGCAGATCGGCGGTCCGTCGGGCGGATGTATTCCTGAAGAATACCTGGATACACCGGTGGATTATGACTCATTAACTGCCCTTGGGGCTATGATGGGTTCCGGTGGCCTGGTTGTTATGGATGAGACTACCTGTATGGTTGACGTGGCGAGATTCTTCCTGAACTTTACCCAGAAGGAATCCTGTGGTAAGTGCACGCCCTGCCGTGAAGGTACTAAGCGGATGCTGGAGATATTGAACCGTATATGTGACGGAAAGGGTAAACCGGAAGATATAGATACCCTTGAACGCTTAAGCAATGTAATTAAATCGACAGCCCTTTGTGGTTTGGGACAATCAGCGCCCAACCCTGTGCTGGCTACTCTCCGCTATTTCCGTAACGAATACGAAGACCATATCCATAACAAGAAGTGTACCGCCGGGGTTTGTACCGCATTACTGGAATATAAAATTGATCCCGATAAATGTAAAGGCTGCGGCGCTTGTAAGAAGGTTTGCCCCGTGGGCGCTATTTCCGGGGAGAAGAAAGAAGCCCATGAAATTGATGCGGGCAAGTGTATTAAGTGCGGCAGTTGTATAGAGAAGTGTAAGTTTGACGCGATTATTAAGGGTTAA